One Methanobrevibacter sp. TMH8 DNA segment encodes these proteins:
- a CDS encoding PaaI family thioesterase: MKLDLDRVKKFFINDNFAKSAGIKIESINEDFVECKMEIEDIHRNAVGGVHGGAIFTLADFTFAIHSNLDNLHGADVGNTVGQSCNISYLKSTKGNWLIAKSKCINKGRNISVYQVNITDDQNNVIAIMIGNGFTIAKK, translated from the coding sequence ATGAAACTAGATTTAGACCGTGTTAAAAAGTTTTTTATTAATGATAACTTTGCAAAAAGTGCAGGAATTAAAATTGAATCAATAAATGAAGATTTTGTAGAATGTAAAATGGAAATTGAAGATATTCACAGAAATGCAGTAGGAGGAGTTCATGGAGGAGCTATTTTCACTCTCGCTGATTTTACATTTGCAATACATTCTAATTTAGATAATTTACATGGGGCGGATGTAGGCAATACAGTTGGCCAATCATGTAATATATCCTATTTAAAAAGCACCAAGGGGAACTGGCTGATTGCAAAGTCAAAATGCATAAATAAAGGGAGAAATATCTCCGTATATCAAGTAAATATTACCGATGATCAAAATAATGTAATTGCAATAATGATTGGTAATGGATTTACTATAGCTAAAAAATAA